TTGAGTAGactgagttgatatacttgaggatatattgagtaggttgagaaattagttgaatattttgtgatgcatgttatgttaaaacttgctataaatattgattgaaaCTTGAATTGTAATTTAGGGACACATTATTAAAACACATATCACTTTCATTATATATAAaagagcacctagttgaacaaagccacaattttagACAACAAGCTGCTTTCTTGCGGACGTTGCTGAAACATCAAAACAGCCAAAAGGTGTGAATAGCTTACAAGAACAACTTCTTTCAGATATGCACAAGGGGAAATCAGTAAAGATATGTAATGTAGATGAGGGAGTTATGAAGATCAAGGATGCTATGTGTTGCAGGAAAGTTCTTATTGTTCTTGATAATGTGGATAATCCGGAACAATTCAAATCCATTATCGGTGAGCAAGAATGGCTGTCCTCGAGAAGTAAAATCATCATAAAAACTCAATTTAAGAGTTTGTTAACTAAAGGTCGTTGGAAACTTCACATTGAGCCATTGAATGCTAATGAGTCGCCTAAGCTCTTTGCCTTGCATGCTTTTGGACAAGAAGATCATCCTGAAAATTTCAACGAGcactgtgaatgtgtattgaggTTTTGTGATGGTCTTCCATTAGCTCTTTGTGTTTTAGGCTCCTTTCTCGGTTGCAGAAGTACagatgaatggaaaagtgaaattgaagAACTGCAAGAAATTCCTGGTAGTCAAATTCAGAAGGTTCTTAGAAAAAGCTATGATTCTCTGCAAAATGATCGTCATAAAGAAATATTTCTTCACATAGTTTTTTTCTTTATTGGGTGGGATAAAGATGTTGTACTTAAAATTTTAGATGGCTGTGGCTTCAAAACAAATTCGGGAGTTCAAAGTCTCATGGATAGATGTCTCATTGAAATCAATGAAAGTAACAAGCTTACGATGCATCAATTGGTTAGAAACATGGGTAGAGCAGTCGTTCTCCAAGAATCTCCTGATGAACCGGGGAATCTTAGTAGAATATGGAATCATAAAGAGGCGTTTAGGGTGTTGACAGAAAAAACAGTGAGTTAAACTTGTCAtgcacattttttttttgtttttacatGCTTCACCTGTAACTCTTTTTGTGTATGCTTCTTGGTTAGGGTACCCAGGCAATTACCTGTAATTCTTTTTGTGTATGCTTCTTGGTTAGGGTACCCAG
Above is a genomic segment from Hevea brasiliensis isolate MT/VB/25A 57/8 chromosome 17, ASM3005281v1, whole genome shotgun sequence containing:
- the LOC110672104 gene encoding disease resistance protein RPV1-like, giving the protein MHKGKSVKICNVDEGVMKIKDAMCCRKVLIVLDNVDNPEQFKSIIGEQEWLSSRSKIIIKTQFKSLLTKGRWKLHIEPLNANESPKLFALHAFGQEDHPENFNEHCECVLRFCDGLPLALCVLGSFLGCRSTDEWKSEIEELQEIPGSQIQKVLRKSYDSLQNDRHKEIFLHIVFFFIGWDKDVVLKILDGCGFKTNSGVQSLMDRCLIEINESNKLTMHQLVRNMGRAVVLQESPDEPGNLSRIWNHKEAFRVLTEKTGTQTIKGLILDMHMLREEKHVRPISNYENHIYENSVEESMLGCEDNYSMFNCLGGFWQLIMNCISKTSFTSSDVIKTEAFANMRQLNVLLLNDVKLDGGYEDFPKHLVCLRWLRLPLSSMPTCLNVEKLVVLDMRHSRLKDAWQGKLYDDFPTDLHLPSLKHLVLRDNSIRTISAEYLGGLSLPSLEYLDLSRCNSLDVIVQVPINIEELYLIKRRLITRLSDLLSVGLEDISGGRESLASYENR